ACCAGCACTGTAAATCGActatgcttaaaaaaataaataaaataaaaaagatgcaaCCAGCTTTTCTGGCCTTGCAGAGAGGGTTGATGGCACCCTGCAGCAATTCTGGCAGCCAAGGGGTTAACCCCTCATGTCAGCTGCCTCTGGGGTGGTGTGAGGAGGTAGGACTCAGAGAAGAAGCAGTTACCTTGGCACCACTGTGGGCATCAGCTCTACTGCTGGGAACCTCCACAGAGCCCAGGCCCTTAGCTGCCAGTCTACTCTCCACTCATCGTCCCGAGTGGTCCCAGGCGCTGGGTTCCTACGGCTTATTCtggtttcccctcccccaccctagtATCCGTGGACTCCACCGGCTGGTGCACACAAGTCAAGCCAGGGCGCAGACAGACAGATATGCAGTCTCTGACTGCTCCTTGGCCTTCCGGCTCGGCAGCGTAGGGCCACCTGCGCTCTCTGGACGCAGACCTGGCCTGGCCTCGCTGGGAATGCCGAGACTGAatgggtgggggggcggggccgggaTGAGGGTACAGGAGgtgaggagaaaggagaaatctGAGATAGACACCACTGATCACAAGTCAGAAACAAGGGAGAAGAGGCGTCGGAGCTCAGAGATGCTAGGCGTGGGTCCCGGGCTCTGAGCATGGGGGTGGAGAACAAGCCAGAAgccccctttcttccttccaatcGCTGCCTCTCCCTGGGACCCTCTCCGCCCTCCCTGCGGCCCcggccctctcccctccccccaaaacccTGCGTCCTCTGCGGATTGGTCCCCGGCATTCGGGGCGGGGCCCGAGGACCCTGACGTCACCTGACAAGGGGGGCGGGCGGCTAGGGAAGGGGGGTGACGGGCCCCGGCTCAGCACCTCGGAGAGCTCCCTCCCCTGCCTTGTTTTGCTCTGGAATCGCCGCCGGGGGAGGGAGCCAGGGGGCCCGGCAACAGGCGCAGCGGCTGGAGGATGGCCGTGGAGGGGTCGAGGGGCCCCGGCGGGCAGAGGGCCCAGCCGTGATCCGGCGGGGGGGCCGGGGCGCCGGGCGGGTGCGGGGGGCAGCTAGAGGCGGCAGCAGTGGCTACACATCTGGATGGAAGCGAGCTTTGTCCAGACCACCATGGCTCTGGGGTTGCCCTCCAAGAAAGCGTCTTCCCGCAATGTGGCTGTGGAGCGTAGGAACTTGATCACCGTGTGCAGGTGGGCACCGCtggcgggcgggggtggggtggtcaGGAAGAGGCGGCGGGGCGGGTTGCGGAGACCTGGACTGAGCGCGCCCGCGGGAGGATGCACAGCAGCCGCggagaaaagggagagagcaCAGGGTTAGGAGGGGCGCGTCCGCTATCCTCAGGCTCAGGCCTGGAGGGGGTTTGGAGGTCTGGTCCCTACCCTTCTAGGCCAAGCCAGGCCTATGcccagcctggggcctgggggtgaggggtgttTAATTGGCACTGCAGCTTCCTGTGAGAACCAGGAAGTGACATTGTgtgtgagggggaggggtggggatggcTGACTCCCTTGCTGGGGGCGGGAGCTGGGTGGGCAGAGGAGAACTGATGGGATGGGGGATGAACGCCCTCCAAGCGTACCCTCACTCCCACTCCTGTCAGCCTGGCCTCTCTGGGGTGGGGCTTTTCTGGGAGATTTTCCAGTGCTCAAATCCTGGATCAGGGATGGTGCCCTCCTCCATCTCTGGGCAGTTGCAGCCTATGGCAGGGTCAACTGGCATGTAGGCAAAGTCCCTGAATCCGTCCAGTGAAGGCACGGCACTGCCCCTGCCGTGGGAAGGACTGAGGGCCTGACCGCAGAAGCCTGGGTCTCCTGGGTTCAAGGGGAGGAGATTGGGAGGGCAGAGCCATTGGTTCCTGAGGGTGGGGCTGTTGCAGTGTTGGGAAGACCTGCCCACTTTCCTGGGGCCAGGAAGTGAAGCTTCCCACTTCCCAGCCCTGCAGTGATTCACCCCCCCTGCCCTGCCGTGAAGCCAGGAATGGCCAGTCTCTCAGCCCCCACCTGCACTCATCTCCCCACCTAGGATCCCCCTGCCAGCTTCCTTCTCCACCTGCAACCTCCCCTCTCCCCCGCGCCACCTCTGAGGGCAgggcgctcccagtgcagggctcGGCTGTCTTCCCTTGCCAGCCCCACGTGCCTGCACGCTGGCCTTGGTCCCGCCCCTTCCCCCAGGAATCAGTGCCCACCTGATGCCCTGGCTTCCGTATCCTACAGCTCCTTCCAGGTTCCTGGGCACACACCCAACTGTACTGCGTCTGTCTCACACCATTCTATCCCTAGTGCCTAGCACGGTTCTGTGCACATCTGACCTCTGTAAAAATGCCTGGACTGTTATAGAAGGAATGAATGCAGCAATGGCCCAGCCCAAAGGCGGTCCCCTGCCTCCACGCTCACCCCCCAAACCCTGCCAGTGTGGTGTAAAACACAGGTGGTCCTAGGGTCAAGCTCTTACTTCATCAGTTATGAGCTGTACAACCTTGAGGAAGTCTCCTAACCACTCTGGGCCCTGGGTGCCTCATCATCCCCACTGTAGATGTAACAGCCACACCAAGGAGTGTGCCtagccctgtgcctggcacacaaaaaTCGCCCCATCCCGATGTCATCCTTCCAGTCCCTCTCCTCTCGCTTGATCTCCTaggttcctcttccttctcttgcctGCCAGGACAGCTGGGCCTGTTGAGTGTGTGGGAAAGGGGGGAACTCCCCTTGGCCTAGGCTGCAGAAGCAGAGGTTCTGGTGGATTGGAAGCGCGCTTAGAGCTGGGGTGTGAGGGATAGAGTTTTGGGGACGATTGGGAGCATGACAAAGGCTCAGAAACCCCTCGGGCCCCTGCCGCCTCTTCATTGTCACATGGTTCGCCTCCAGCTCCCAGAACAGTTCCCTTTAGCAGGCCGAGGGCTCCCCTGGGCCCTGGCCGCCCTGTCTCCATGGTAACCTGCAGCAGCCTTGCACCTCTGAGCAGGGAACACACCATGGGGCTCCTGGGGGGGCAATGACCAGCTGCAGCACCCCTGAGGACAGATGGCAGATGGCTGCCATGCTGAAACCAGCCGCAGGCCCCCACTGAGGTCTGACCCAAATGACCAGAAGAAATCAAGGGGGCGGGGCTGCATAACGAAGCCCAGATTAATGCCCTAAACACAGGCTCCTTCTGGCTGTCCCATTAATGGCTCAGCTCCTCACCGCCCCTACCCCATGGCCTGCGCTCACCTTCTCTCAGTCTTTCCCGGGATCTGAACCAAAATTTGATGAGACAGGTACCATTGTTCTTGTTTGCACCTGGGGAAAATGGGCCTTggagagattaaatgacttgtccaaggtcaccaggTATCACATGGACACAAGATTTGGGTCCATCCAGGCTGCCTCTCCCTAGTGCAACTCCAGCACTGACCTGGCTCTGATCTCAGGCCAGACCAACTCTAAGCCcatagggaagggaggaaggtccATGGGCTTGGTTGTGCCATTGCCCTGAGAGCCTCAGGGGCCAAGGCTTGAGGGCTGGAGcacagagggcagaggaggcagGGGTTGGTCGGGGCCTCGGTGATCCTTACATCCACCAGGAGGCCACAGATGTAGCAGAAAGAGCGAGGCCTTTGGAATCAGACATACCTGTTGACTTctcacaagctgtgtgactttgaaaaCATCAATCTCTTGGACCCTCAGTTAccttatctgtcaaatggggcTGACAGTGATAAGAAGAGGACCCAGGGCTGTTGTAAGGATGGATGGGATAACACACACAGAGTATAGTGCTGGGCACATCACAGGGCTTGATGAGCTTAGGGTAAAAAGGACAGTTCCAAGCAGCCCCCATATCCCTGGATACCTCACCCCTGCTATGCCACCCATAGGGGGCCATGATGGGATGTTGGGAGCCGTGTCTTCCTCCCTGTCCCAGCCCACCGCAGTGATGGCCGGTGGCGATTGCAGGCATAGGGACTGCAGAGGGAGCTGAGTCTCCGGGCAGGACTGAAGGGAGGGACGGGGGCTGCTGTGCTCCAGCCTCTCAACCCCATTGGCTTCCCTTCGCTTCCTTCCTCTCTGAGAAGCCAGGTGTCCGGGCCCCCAAGCCCGCTTCCAGAGATCTGCTGCCAATGCCCCCTCCCACCCACTGAGTGTGTCAGACCCACACCCTGCACCTCCCCCGGCCCAGTTCTGCACCGCCTGGGTCTGGGCAGCTGGTGTGTGGGTGGCCAAGCTaggaaggagaagggggaaggggggcatCCGTGTGCTGGGAGCCCACCTGGCCACCCATGCATGCCCACACTCCATGTGCTTGGTGCCAACTCACATGCCCTGGTACAGGTGACCCGCACCCCACCCCAGAAGGGACTGGAGATTTTTCCAGCAATAGCAGAAGGCAGCTCGAGGACGGGGCACAAAGCAGCTCCTAACTCCTATCGGACCCCTACCCTTCTCTGACAGAGAGAATGCAACCCCAAAGGGTGGGCAAGGAGGAAGGGGCTCTGGGCTAGCCCGCTGGCTCTAGGTGCCTCATCTTTCTACCGATTGTTTCATCCCCTCTCATACCTTGTTCCTGAagctttctttctctgcctctcccaTCTCCTGTCACCCACTTTGTCCATCAGTCTCCCACCTGCCACCCTACTCTCGCATGTCACAGCCCCTCTATGGGTCACTACAGTCTCCCCTGTCTCCCGCCCTCTTTCCCTCCGCTCCCCCACCACTCCGTGCTCTTGGTGgcctcttctctgccttccttctACCCCCATCACCTTGTCTTCTCACCTGACACCCTActgcccttctccctccccctcgcCCAGGTTCTCTGTGAAAACGCTGCTGGAGAAGTACACGGCAGAGCCCATCGATGACTCATCTGAGGAGTTCGTGAATTTTGCAGCCATCTTAGAGCAGATCCTCAGCCACCGCTTCAAAGGTGGGCCCAGGTTCCTGTCCCCCCACTGCCCAGCCCTCCCAACTCCCAGCCTTTGGCCTCCagctaccccccacccccgctctgaTCTACTCTGTGGCTTTCTGAACTCCATCATTCACCCTGGCCCCAATTCTGGACCATGCgcagaagcccatgcacagagctgggaagaggggaggggatctTCTGGGCACAAGGCAGTGGGTGTCCACAAGCCCCAGCCATGGGCGTGCAGTTATGTGCCCTGtatatacatgcatgtgtgtgcacgtgcgtttGGGGTAGGCACTACGCACGCGCACGGCTGCTTATACTTACGCATGTGTGTACCCCATTACATGGACCCTCTCCGAATTCCCTGGTCTTGCtgagccccctccctgccctggctCAGCCTGTGCCCCAGCAGGTCCGGTGAGCTGGTTCAGCTCAGACGGGCAGCGGGGCTTCTGGGACTACATCCGCCTGGCCTGCAGCAAAGTGCCCAACAACTGCGTAAGCAGCATCGAGAACATGGAAAACATCAGCACTGCCCGCGCCAAGGTAAGTGGCCTGCAGTGAGCAGGGCCAGGGCAGCTGCTCCCTGCTGTGGACACAGGAGGGCTGCCTGTTCCTTGGTCCTAGCCCCTGCCCACGGGCACTGGAGAGAAGGGCCACAGGAGATCCAGACCCAGTGGTGCACACTTGAGTCCCTTCGGGGCAGCAAGTAAAGGTGAGCGTGCTTTCCAGGGCCGGGCATGGATCCGGGTGGCACTGATGGAGAAGCGCATGTCGGAATACATCACCACAGCCCTACGGGACACCCGGACCACCAGGTCAGACCTCCTCAGTCATTGTGGACCACAAGTCCCAGTGTGTACATTCATTGCCTAAACACACTTGATCCTTAAGTTCCTGATGTAACCTTCAGTACCTGGACTACAATTCCCAGTATGCACTGCTAGTTTCCATCTCCCAGACTGTCCACCAGTCAGCTGGGCCTGCAGTCCCAGAACACACCTTTAGCACCACCACCATCTCTTCCAAGTCAAATTCATTATCTCCCATGACCCCCAGCACCGGTCTCATGCACAGCTCTGCTCTTAGACACAGCTCTGGACAAGCCTCAACTGTGTATCATTTTACTTGTTGGCCTTCCATGGCCTACAACACAGAGCCCTACCTGCTCCCCAAACAATAGCAGCAGTCTGTACTTGCTACCCACGGACTCCAGAGCCCCAGGGTTCAGACCTTCAATCCCTGCACTGTGGGTTTTTAACTGCATTGTATCTCTAGCCTGTCCTCACATTTCAGAGTTCACGTCAACATatttttgagcatctactgtatgccaagcactgttttaGGACTTGTTTCCTGATGTTTAAGGATCTGGGTGACCCAGTActtggtggggaagggggagttCTGAGGATGGAGGTCTAGTCTCAGGGCACACACGTTCTAATAGGTGGGAAACACAGGCGCTATCCCCAGTGGGCCCCAGTCTGAGGGGGAGACAAGATCCACAGCTGAGGGGTGAGCAGGAAAAAGATACCTCCTTCCTCTAGGAAAGGTTGGTAATAAGCCAACAAGAGACGCTCTGAGGGGTGGGGCTCCCTGGGAGGATGCTACACCGGCAGTCCCTCACCCCTCCCCGCAGACGTTTCTATGACTCGGGAGCCATCATGCTGCGGGAGGAAGCCACGGTCCTCACCGGGATGCTGATCGGACTGAGCGCCATAGACTTCAGGTGGGGCCTGGGTGGCCGTGGCCATGGTCGGGGGTTGAGGTTGTTTCTCTGCGAAGGTCCGCACTCCCATCCCCTCATACCCGCCCCCAACCCTGTGGCTGCTCTGCCCCCAGCTTCTGCCTAAAGGGCGAAGTGCTGGACGGGAAGACCCCCGTAGTCATCGATTACACGCCCTACCTAAAGTTCACCCAGAGGTGAGCAGCCCGATTGCGGCGGGGGGTGCTGGGTGCGGACAGACGACGGCCCTGAGGGGCGGGGATGGCGGGAGACGGGCGGGCTGGGCGGCATCCTGGTCCCCCTGCCCAAGGGGGTGTGGCTGGGGCCGCGCGGGCGGGCAGGGCCGGCCGGTGCCCACTGCGCCCTCCTTCCAAGCTACGACTACCTGACCGACGAGGAGGAGCGGCACAGCGCCGAGAGCAGCACGAGCGAGGACAACTCGCCCGAGCACCCGTACCTGCCGCTCGTCACCGACGAGGACAGCTGGTACAGCAAGTGGCACAAGATGGAACAGAAGTTCCGCATTGTCTACGCGCAGAAGGTGCGCGGTGCGCGGCGGGGGCgggacggggcggggggcggggggtgggggctgagagcCCGGCAGAGGGCGGGCGGCCGCGGGGACTCCCTCCTCTCGCCGCCGGGGCTGAGCCGGCGCCCCCGCAGGGCTACCTGGAGGAGCTGGTGCGTCTGCGCGAGTCGCAGCTGAAGGACCTGGAGGCGGAGAACCGGCGGCTGCAGCTGCAGCTGGAGGAGGCGGCGGCGCAGAACCAGCGGGAGAAGCGGGAGCTGGAAGGCGTGATCCTGGAGCTGCAGGAGCAGCTGTGAGTGCCGCCGCGGCCCTGACCCCCGTCCTCGGCCACCCCAACCACATCACCCCAGGGAACCCCCACCATCGCCCCCACTGAGTCTAACGCCACCTTTCCTGATACCAAGCACCAGCATCAAACCCCTGAGTCCGTCACCGGCACCCGGAGAtccagccccctccccgccaCCGCGACCGAACATCATTCTCGACATAAGGCCCCCCACCAACCGGCTCCCCACTTCACCCTCAACTACCCGACATAAGCTAGAATGGCCACTGAACAGTACTCCTGGGACCCCAAGATTACAATTAAGGACCTCTAATTAATGTGACTCAACGACCTTCAACATGACTGCATTATTCCCTCTGTTCACCACTCCTCTGATCTGCAGCGTAGGCCCACTGACCATCATCACCCACCGTGAACCCTGACCTCACCCCTACCCATCCCTCTAACCGTTCCCcttgaaacattttcatcaccctgtgACCTCCCAGCATGATTGCGGCACCCCATGACTCTTCATGATTCCCACACTATGCTGCACCCACCCGCCCATCACCCTGACTGACCCCTGCAACATCTCATTATTCCCCTAACCCCCAGCACGAGGGCACTAATTCCTGGCACCGCCGTGGCCCCCCCAGTACCCTCCACTGACTCCCAGGATCTGCCCCACGGGTCCTCAGCATTCATACCCGTTTCTGCTACCCAGGTTTCAATCctaacccctccccccacctcttgcTGAGCTCCTCTTCCCCACTTCTGCTCCCTCTTCCAGCCAGGCCTGaccccccctccccatcccaggaCAGGTCTGATCCCCGGTGACCATGCTCCCCTGGCCCAGTGTTCCAAGGACGTCACCACACGCCTGGTCAACCAATGGCCGTCACTGGGAACACTCAATGGGGCCGAGGGCGCCAACAACCCTAAGCTCTACCGGAGGTAAGCCCCAGGCAGACTTGGCTTGGCCTCAGTGCCACTCCCTCCTCTACCAGGGAAGAGGGGCACTGGGGCCGTGGGCCTCTGCCCGCACACCAGCTCTCTGCTTTGCCACAGACACAGTTTCATGAGCACGGAGCCGCTGTCGGCTGAAGCCAGTCTGAGCTCGGACTCCCAGCGCCTGGGAGAGGGCAAGCGGGACGAGGAGCCCTGGGGCCCCATTGGTGAGCCCCCCAATCCAGCACCCATCCCGGAAGGGCTGAGGCCAGGCCTCGGGGCTTGTAGTCAGGCCCTGGCCActtccctcattcattcaactCTCCCCAAGAGCCCAGCACAGCAACTGAGAGCTTGGTTTGGGGCGTCAGGCAAATCCCAGCTGCGCCTCCTCTGGTTGCGCGAGCTTGGTCACTGATTCCACCTTGCTGAgtccttctcatctgtaaaatggggatgttgTTTAAAATGATCACCAGTGTTGGCATATGGTGAGGGCTCCATGGCTTTTGGCATCATGACATCCTCAAGAGCCCTGCAAATCCTCAGGGAGTTCTTCGCCTACCTAATTTGCTCTTATCTCATGCGCTCTGTGAACCAGTCGCCTGATCAttgtttcccccttttctttggctgccaggaagctcagagccaaATTAGTGGCTCCCTTCAAGAGAATGTCCAGGACTTCAACGCATGCATTTTGTGTTGCCCTCCCCCTCTGGCTTCACCTTGGTTTCCCACCCTAGTTTTCCCGGTGCCTGGACTAcctgtcttttctttctaaaaaccACACTATACTGGATGACCCTAGATCTTCTTTGACACAAGGCAGGCTATGGACGTGGAACCCCGCCACAGTGTTTGTGATTGTCCGTGTGTCTGTCTCCccaccagactgtgagctccgtgagggcagggactgtgtctcgTCCGTTCTCTGTATCCCCCGTGCTTGGAACGGAACAAGTGCTCACCGTGTGTTTAATAAATGGACAAAGAGAGGATGAACCCTCGGGGGGAGACAGAGACATAAACTGACGATTACAATGCAGTGCCCCCAGCTCTGTGCATGGAAATGGGCAGGTGCTTACCAGGGTTTAACTGAAAAAGGCAAGCGCTCCAGCAATGAGGAAGGTCTCCGGATGGGTGACCTGAGGGCTGTCCCTTCTCCGCCCGCACCTGTGCACACCCAACTCACATACGCAACTCGCACACGCAGACCGGTTGGCCCCACCTCACCCGCCCTCTCTCCCCAGGGAAGGACCCCACGCCCTCCATGCTGGGCCTCTGCGGCTCCCTGGCTTCCATCCCCAGCTGCAAGTCCCTGGCGAGCTTCAAATCCAACGAGTGCCTGGTGAGCGACAGTCCCGAGGGCAGCCCGGCACTGAGTCCCAGCTGAGGAGCGGCACGGACGGTGCCGGCCCCACCTGCCGCCTTTCCTCAGTCCCCCAATCCAGGCCACCCTCCAGAGAATGCTGCCCACTCAGCCAGGCGTCTCTCGGGAGACACCTTTTGCTTCTAGCGCGGTTCAGCTTCTTGCCCATGGAGGCAGGAGCTGCCAAGGGAGGCAGCTTGGGCCAAGAGGCAGGGGCACCGGGGCCACAGGGAGCCCTCAGGAAGCTTATTCTTCTGGCGACCCTGCTGCCTGGCTAGCTCCCTACCGGACTCTCCTTCGCTCATCTCCCCGCCCTCCTCAGGAGCTGGTGGCCCAGCCTGGCACCGCCGCCTCCCATGCCTCTCGTCTGTCCGTGTGTATGCCCCCAAGtcactccttccccagcccccaggctggGGGGGGCACGGGGGGCAGCTATGAGGGTAGCAGGCAAATAAAAACCAGAGGACTGAGAGCAGCCTTGTCTGTGGGGGGACTGGGACAGGGCCCTGTTCTGAGGTTGGCAGAATGCGGTGGGGCTAGTGCTGTGCCCGTAACCAAGGTGATGCTAGACCAGATAAAATCAGGTGTGCCCCCTGGGAGCAGACTGGTCAGAATAATTCAAGAGGTGGGTGGCTTCTGTATTAAGTGTCCTAAATATTAGGTCAGCCCAGGGAAGGACCAAAACATGTAAGGACCCCTTCAACCTGATACTCTTTGGTAACTCATTTACCCCAGGCAAAGAAGATGCTGGACATCCTGGGTGGCAGGATGGAGAAGGCAAGGCGTGGCAGGGCCCCGTTTCCCTTCCATCATCCTGAGCAATACAGCTTTGGCCTAGAGATCCAGACCCTTCCATTAGGCCAAAGCCTGGCAGTGAAGCCACCCTCCCTCCTGGGTTGTCATTTAAGTGTACCCTTGGGGAGAGGTCTCACCACCATCTCAACTCTGGGTCCTTATCCCCACCTGCTCTCACTACACTGTGGGAGGGGTCCTCTACATGGGTGCCACCTGGGCAGCCAAAGCCAACATCAAGGTCCCTTCCAGCCCTCTTCTGTGCAAATCACTCACCAAATCCTGCTTCCCACCCGCCCCAGAGACCCCCACAATCAGAGGCAGTGGAAAGAAGTTTATCATCTTTAGACTCAAGGAGTTAACAAGGGTGGGTGCAGACTATGCCGGGCGCAAGGTTCTGCGGCTCCTGGGGGCAGGCCCAGCTACAGCAAACCCACAGGGAAAAGAAGGGGGGGAGAGGTTAGCAAATTTGGTCTTGAACTTGAGGGGAGGGTGTGATGATTCCTGGGGCTGGGGAATGGGGAGCAGCAGGAAGAAAGTGGTCTGAGAGAGGAGGGGTCAGCgtgggcccagaggggcagccCCCTACCCATGGGGCTCAGAGcggggaggaaagagaaatgaggcCCCTCCCCGCAATGCTGAGGAAAAGGCACCAGGCTCAGTCTCCTCCTGCCCCAGTCTcctcctgccccactcccaccaCGGAAGAGGTCGGGTCCTTGTTCCCTCATTCCTTTCAAGGACCCAGAAACTGTTCCTGGTTGAGCCTCTGGAAGAAGTTTTTGCCGAACTCATAAGTGCTGATCATGATGGCACAGGACGGGGCGGCCTTGATGATCCTTGGGAGGAAGCCTGcggtgggagggggaggctggggtCAGAGGTCGGGTCCCCGGGAGCCCCACCTCCACTAGggcgtggacacacacacacacacacacacacacacacagccgctCACCTGCAAAGAGGCCCCTGGTGCCCGACTCAGCCCGGATTCTCCGCAGCAGCAGCCAAGTGGAGTCCACGTGCGGGGGCGTCACTGCAAACCAAGGCGAGACCCTGTAAGACCCCGATGGGACCCCGCCTGCCCCGCCCAGCACCAGCCAGGGCACCTCACCTCTTACAGCCTCCACCGCTCCTAGCGCGACCTGGCGCTGAGTCTTCACCACGTCGAAGGGTAGAGTCAGGATGGCCGCCacctggtggggtggggagagggctggTCTCCGTTCCCAggacccccatcccctgcatgcGGCCAGGGTCTGCCAGCCCCAGCTAGAGcttcaggaggggagggggagcgcACTCCTTGACAGGCAAGCAAGGACTCTTTTCCGGAGCATCTGCAATGGCCCTCAGGTCACCCCAAGGACACCTCTACTGGCCACACTCCCAGCCTGGTTAACTCACCGTCCCTGAGATGCCGCCAGCCACAAAGCTGATGCCCACGGAGGTCTGGTCCTTCGGCCTGAGCCCACGCAGCCAGCTCTTCACCAACTCATAGTTGAACCAGTACAGAGCTTGGGGGCACAGGAGTTCACTCATCAGAGATGGGAAGGGCACAAACCACCCCCCTTTCACAGACCTACATCACAACCACTCCCTCCCAGCTACGAAGCCTGCCTGCCACGTGCCAGTTCCCGTAACAGGCCCTCTGCGAGAAGTATCTTGTGAAAACTGGCTGAATATCCCGCCTGCTGGggcccacttcacagatgagatgTTCTTGGCTCCGAGAGTTTACGTGACTTCAAGGTCAGCAGTAGCAAAGCTGGGACTTGGCTGTAGACCTCTTGGGCTCCCTTACGCCAATCCCTGCACTCCTGGTGCCTACCTGAGAAGGGCACATCCCGTAGGGCAGTGGGACCCCAGCCCAGCCACAGTGAACGCCAGCCGCCTTGAGCCACAGCTGTTCGGACGCAGGTGCCAAGCTCCCGGTATGACAAATGCTGAGCCTGCAGCTTTGTCCGCACCAGCTCCAGGGGACTGATCACAGTCACAGTGCCCACTGCGGGGACCAGTGAGGAGGGATCAGTTTACAGGTCCCAGGGGCAGCCTGCCCAGAGTCTGGGGGCCTTGAACGTCCCCCCCACCCCTAGGCTGGCAGAGGTTGGAGCTGGGAGTCCAGACTGGGCTCCGGCATGGGTGGGGTCAAGGGGAGGTGGAAAGCCCAGGGCTGTGCTCACGGCGGGCCAGTGCGCCAGCCACCATGGGTGCGTAGAGATCAGAGGTCAGGGCTCGACCACACAGGAAGGCCTTGAGTTGGTCGTAGGCGGTGAAGTAGATGGCAGTGGCCGGCACAGTCATCACCCTAGGGGTGTGAACAGGTTAGCCAAGACTCCCCGAAGTTCCCAAACCTCCCAAGCTTCCCCTGCCCACCCAGCCAGCCAACAGGGGAGTAAGGGGTCAGTGGGGTATCAGGGGAAAGCAATACGAAGAACTGGGGTACTCACAGGGTGGCTGGGAGGCCGCTCCACAGGGTCCTCGTGCCCTCATGTCTCACAATCTTCACAAAGGCATCCTGGCCAAGCAGACACCagcccaggaggagggagggtgaaCATGAACAAGGCTTGTGGTGGGGCTGGCCCACGCTGGGCCCTAGCCTGATGCCCTCGCTCCTACCCAGTAGCCCCTCAGGCCTCTACACATGGAATTCCCTATTTGGCTCCAAACAGACTCCTATTCACCCTTCAAAATCTTGTGATGGCCCCACCTCCTCAGGAAAGCCCTTCCCAAACTGAACTGGCCACCCCTATGTGCTCTGCGCTACCCGGTCTTTCCTGGGTCTGCTGCCTGACCAATCTGAATCCCTCAGGAATGCCAACAGACCCAGCTAAGGGCACAGCTGCTCCTCACCACGGTGCCAGTGAAGCGACTGGGGTCCTGAAACCAGGTGGCACAGCGGGCACCATTTGGGCACAGATACAGGGGCTCTAGGACACCATTGCAGTACAGGAGGCATTTCCCTGTGGATTGGAGAGAGGAGGgcactggggaaggggaggggcgtTAGCATGACAGAGCCCTGGAACCTCACAGGGAGGTGGTGAGCTCCCATCCCTAGAGGGCCAGCAGAGCCTGGGGTCCCTGGGT
Above is a genomic segment from Mesoplodon densirostris isolate mMesDen1 chromosome 18, mMesDen1 primary haplotype, whole genome shotgun sequence containing:
- the RUNDC3A gene encoding RUN domain-containing protein 3A isoform X5 gives rise to the protein MEASFVQTTMALGLPSKKASSRNVAVERRNLITVCRFSVKTLLEKYTAEPIDDSSEEFVNFAAILEQILSHRFKGPVSWFSSDGQRGFWDYIRLACSKVPNNCVSSIENMENISTARAKGRAWIRVALMEKRMSEYITTALRDTRTTRRFYDSGAIMLREEATVLTGMLIGLSAIDFSFCLKGEVLDGKTPVVIDYTPYLKFTQSYDYLTDEEERHSAESSTSEDNSPEHPYLPLVTDEDSWYSKWHKMEQKFRIVYAQKGYLEELVRLRESQLKDLEAENRRLQLQLEEAAAQNQREKRELEGVILELQEQLTGLIPGDHAPLAQCSKDVTTRLVNQWPSLGTLNGAEGANNPKLYRRHSFMSTEPLSAEASLSSDSQRLGEGKRDEEPWGPIGKDPTPSMLGLCGSLASIPSCKSLASFKSNECLVSDSPEGSPALSPS